A window of the Deinococcus humi genome harbors these coding sequences:
- the lspA gene encoding signal peptidase II, whose translation MLRGVPTLTDRASHASYWLPLLIAALLIIADQALKGWALANLQEGAPARVVIPGVLEWFLTFNTGAAWSMFSGSAAPLALGRLLVGLGILVYLYIRPQQRFLSVVLAMISAGAIGNALDGLRFGKVTDMIHAPPLSAITRAIGQGDFPIFNIADSCVVVGTIALLIGSFVVDRKPRARHGAPEDNGVNREP comes from the coding sequence ATACTGCGCGGCGTGCCGACGTTGACCGACCGTGCTTCCCACGCCTCCTACTGGCTGCCGCTGCTGATCGCTGCCTTGCTGATCATCGCGGACCAGGCGCTTAAGGGCTGGGCCCTGGCAAACCTGCAAGAGGGTGCCCCCGCACGGGTGGTCATTCCGGGCGTGCTGGAGTGGTTCCTGACCTTCAACACCGGGGCAGCCTGGAGCATGTTCAGCGGCAGCGCAGCTCCTCTGGCGCTGGGACGCCTGCTGGTGGGGCTGGGCATTCTGGTCTATCTGTACATACGCCCGCAGCAGCGCTTCCTGAGCGTGGTGCTGGCCATGATCTCGGCAGGAGCCATCGGCAACGCTCTTGACGGCCTGCGCTTCGGCAAGGTCACGGACATGATTCATGCGCCCCCGCTGAGCGCCATCACGCGCGCCATTGGACAGGGCGACTTTCCAATCTTCAATATTGCCGACAGTTGCGTGGTGGTGGGGACCATTGCCCTGCTGATCGGCAGCTTCGTGGTGGACCGCAAACCCAGGGCCAGGCACGGCGCCCCCGAAGACAATGGGGTCAACAGAGAGCCCTGA